From Chrysemys picta bellii isolate R12L10 chromosome 1, ASM1138683v2, whole genome shotgun sequence:
atctaggaacaaagaatctaGGCCATGGGGGACttgatcctgggaagcagtgactctgaaaaagatcagGAGTTGTGATGGAAAATCAGCTGAATTTGAGCTTCCAGGGCAACGCTGTGGCCAGAAGGGCTAGTGCAGGGTGGCCAAGCTGCGGCTCCgcagccacatgcagctcttcagaagttaatatgcggctccttgtataggcatcgactccggggctggagctacaggtgccaacattccaatgtgccggggggtgctcactgctcaacccctggctctcccacaggccctgccccactccaccccttcctgccccctcccctgagcctgctgtgccctcgctcgtctcccctccctcccagagcctcctgcatgccatgaaacagctgatcgggaggtgcggggaagagggggaggtgctgatctgcggggctgctgacgtattactgtggctctttggcaatgtacattagtAAATTCTAGCTCCTTCtgaggctcaggttggccacccttgggCTAATGTAATCCTTCAATGCATAcatgggaatctcaagtaggagtagagaggttattttacttctgtatttggcactgatgtgaccgctgtggaatactatgtccagttctggtgcccacaattcaagaaggatgttgataaattggagagggttcagagaagagtacaagaataattaaaggattagaaaaagcaacagagagtcctgtggcacctttaagactaacagatgtataggagcataagctttcatgggtgaatgcccactttgtcggatgcacgtcacatgcatccgacgaagtgggcattcacccacgaaagcttatgctcctatacatctgttagtcttaaaggtgccacaggactctctgttgctttttacagatccagactaacacggctactcctctgatactaaaggattagaaaacatgttcaaagagctcaatctatttggtttaacaaagagaaggttaaggggtgatttgattacagtctataaggaTCTACCTGGGGAACATGTATTtcataatgagctcttcaatctagcagagaaaggtataacatgatccaatggctgaaagttgaagctagacaaattcaggttggaaataaagtgtaaaatgtgaacggtgagagtaattaaccatcggaacaacttacccaggttgtagtggattctccatcactgactatttttaaatcaagactggctgttttttctaaaagatctgctctaggaattcatTTGGAGGAAGTTCtagaggaggtcagattagatgaacacagtgatcccttctggccttggaatctataaatctatctatctaaaaaGTGTTGGTAAGAGAATGTTAAGGTTCCATGGGTAAAGCAATGAaaagtcagagttaaggttgcatgaaCACAATAACATACTATTTTTCAAACAATACAATGTAACAGGGGTTCTCGACCTGGGAGTCATGATCTCCCTCCCTTTCTTTTGGGCTAGGTGGATGGTGAGGGGTTCCAGACCttttttctgttgtaacatgGGGTATGGTATGGAAAAGGTTGGAAACCACTGCAATTATAGTgattaataatacctagctcttgtatATCACTTTTCATCAGACGATCTCAAAGCAAAGGGAGTCAAAAAAggtagtatcattatccccattttatagattgggaaactgatgcacagaaaggtcaagtgacatgcccaaggatATCtagtaggccagtggcagagctaaacATAGGTCCCCTGAGTCTCTGTCTAGTGCTCTCTCCAGCAGGCAACACCGCCTCCCCAATATAATACATTTTCCCTGCAATTACATGTAAAATCATGAAATAGAAAGgtagaaaataattaaattactATTTCAAGATGCAGTACATGCATCTAAGATTGTTAAAATCAATTGATCTGTAGTAACGTAGCATTTGAGTAGCTGTATGTAATCATGTATAATTGTAAACATCAATACAATAATGCATTCACACCAGGATTAATTctccctgaagcatctggtattgaccactgttggaagacaggatactgggctaggtggaccattggtctgacccagtatggccacacTCATGTTTTTATAATCAGTAGGTAGAATTAAGGCTGCATATGCAGCTTGATCTTGGGCACTTCTTGACTTTTGAGCTCATGactgcaaataatttttttaaatattttttttaagtgtcccTCTAACCCCATTTGAGATTTGGGGAGCGGAAGTGGGGAAGTCTTTCCCTGGactccaatgggagttggatcttAATCAGTAAACCCAGTTCTTTGCTTACTGTACTTTTCTATGATGGTACTGATGTCTCCTTTTGTGTTTCCCAGGTACTATGCTGTCTTATATCCAATGGTGTATCCAATGAAGATTACAGGAAACAGAGCAGTTGTAGCCCTTGTGTACGTGTGGTTACACTCCCTCATTGGCTGCCTTCCTCCTCTCTTTGGCTGGTCGTCCTTGGAGTTCGATCAATTCAAATGGATGTGTGTGGCTGCGTGGCATAAGGAGGCAGGCTACACAGCCTTTTGGCAGATCTGGTGTGCTTTGCTGCCCTTCCTGGTTATGATGATCTGCTACGGATTCATATTTCGTGTGGCTAGGATTAAAGCGCGCAAGATTCACTGCGGTAGCGTGGTCATTGTGGAGGAGGACACTCAGAGGAATGGGAGAAAGAACTCTagcacctccacctcctcttcagGCAGTCGAAGGAATGCTTTCCAAGGGGTTGTCTACTCAGCCAATCAGTGCAAAGCTTTCATAACCATCTTGGTTGTCATTGGTGCTTTTGTGATCACATGGGGGCCCTATATGGTAGTAATTACGTCAGAAGCACTTTGGGGGAAAAATAGCatttctcctgctctggagacattAGCAACATGGTTATCTTTTTCAAGTGCCATTTGCCATCCACTGATTTATGGACTCTGGAACAAAACAGTGCGCAAAGAACTATTAGGAATGTGTTTTGGGGACCGGTATTACCGGGAGTCATTTGTTCAGCGTCATAGGACAGCCAGATTATTCAGCATTTCCAATAGGATCACAGGTAACAAACACTTAGATAAAAAATACGATTCCCTTGAGGCTGATACTTAGTATCTGCATTCATGTGGTAACTTCCAAGGGCTGTACAAATACTAACTAGTGATGTGCTTGAGGGAGCTCTCAAGGGACCGTTTTTCAAATTATACCTCCCATCTGAAGGAAAGTTGTGATGAGTTGATGGGAATTCACCTCCCTTTCTTGATGCAGCTAAATTGTCCCTGGCAGAGAAGATTTAACTCTGGGGccaataaaaataatttcctttctcctctgttgtgatccccccccccacacacacacactatttcaaATTATTCAAATCTGAGCATTCTTATACTATCAATATACtcagtgggtctgattctccactccattgCCTGTTTTTATGGTGgtgtaactctgttgacttcagtggagttacactggtgtaaacccagTGTCAtagaatggagaatcaggcccagtatatTTTTCAGGAGCAAAGTATAAACGTTTCCAGCttaatataaaaatgtttgcCAAGTGGTATTGCCTTTCTCTTAGCTAAACTTGTCATTTTAGCTGGAGCTGTAACAATAGCTATAGTTAACATTGCTTCAAACTTCTCATTCTAAGACCATGTATTCAGTTGATTATAACATCCCAAACTTTTACCTATTGGGCTAAACTTTTCTAGGCCTGTGTAGGCCTGAggtcaaaatattttggaaagttaAAATGATTCTGTCTGTTTTTGAGAATGAGAGAGTGGGAAAAACCTGCTGTATGAAAGGGCAATGCAAGCACAATATGAAATTGACCAACCATGCAGGGGAAACTGACTAGACACAAAGTGCTGACAAATGCAAGGAGTGAACAAACAGAAAcatatgaagaaaatatttttctctaataTCATTTGGTTACCATAATCTTAGGTGTTCCTTGTAACAATACCAGGTAAAACATGTACAGACAGAAGTGGAAGTTTTAAATTAATGGTAGTCCCTTTAAAAATCTACTTCCACCAGGCTCACAAGCAGTaagtttataatttaaaaaacccacaaaaattgtGATCCCCCATCTCTAGATATCCCAGTCCATCACATCCTTTTTCTGGTCTGCCTTTTAGATTGTAAGTTATATAGGACAGggactgtttttatttttgtatcgTGTACAGCACTAAGTCAGGTGTTGGTGGTAAATAAAAATATACTCCATTCCTCACCAAAGTAGTTTTGTATCAAAATCTCAGAGAAAATCTTTCAGATTCCTAGGACCACTCTCTAATTCCCAATGCTTCTTAGTGTTAAAAGTATTCTATATTTTGGGAAGCCTGCTTGACCAATCAGTGTCTTTGCTAGCAAGGAGTCATGTTTGCCTTGGTATAGCAGGGTAGGCAAATGTGCTGTTGATACACAAATTTTATTACTCTCTGCAAGTGTAAAATTTGTATTCAGCTTAGAAAAAGGCAGAACATTCCCTGTCCTGatgatgggcctgatccaaagcccatcaaaatcaatgggagtctttccattaatttcaatgggctttgaaccaGGCCTAATAAGAGCTTATGGATGTTAGGCACCAGCTTTTAAATTCTCTATCTAGGGCAAGTCCATCACCTCCCTCTCATCTGCAATAACCCTCCACTCCTTAGGACTAAGTGTTCTGGTATATGTCAACTAGGTACAGGGGTTGAAAAATCCATGTGTCTCACCAGTGGCAATTTTTTCTAGTGACTTCAGAAAATGTgagtgcttgtttgtttgtttcaattaAGTTTCTAGTCCTTCTGGTTGTGAAGAAAACGGTGTAAATGTAATGAAACCATTCCAGTGCAATAGTGTTGtcttgagtctgcagacaggCACCACCAGTGCCTCTATTGCTACTCAGAGTTTTGCCATGTTGTAGCACTGTGAAATTAGCAAGATTCTGATCATTTTCATGATTGCTAATTCAGCACTCTTTGAAATTTCCACTTTCATGGTACTGCTTGGGAGAACTAAATGTAGAGGCAGGCTCTGGAATTATTAGTGGGGAAAGAGAATGCAAAATGTGGAAGGAAGGTGAGGGCATTGGAAACCTCCATCCCCATTGCAGAAGCCAGGTAGCTCTCACAGATGGGCTCTGGAAGGATTGGAAGCATAGCTGGGGAAGAAAAGACAGAAAGCTTCTTTCTCCTTCCAGCTGCGAGAGTAGGCTGGGCAGCTTCCAATTTATCAGACCCCTACTAGCCAGAGGCTGATAGAAAAGGTGGAGCCCTGAGCAGGATCCTAAGACTGCGCCTTAGTAAGAATCCCAGTGTTTTCCCCCTTTCTAGCATCTCAGGGTTGCAAAGAAGATGGAAACTAGCTCATTAGCCAACCCTCACTAGTTATTATCCCATCAATACACTTGTCTTCTATAACTGCTTCTGGCTACTAGATTTAATCCTTTGGCTAGAGGGTGTTTGATAAGTTTTTCCAGCCCTGCATGCATATATTTCTAAATATAATTAGCTCTCCTGATAAACTGCACATACTTGCAAATTGCTGGGGAGAGGTAGACAGCAGGCTTGCCGTGTGGAAAGAATCCAGGAGCATGTGGCAGCTGGTGACATGATATTGCAAGATGGGAAATCCAGGTGGTTTGGCAGCTGGGTCTGGAGGGTGGTTTTTGCTGTCTTGTCACAGGAAAAATGGGGAGAAAGGAAAGTTGGGAAAGCTGGGGGGTGGAATCGGGCACTCAGATGTGGGGGTTATTTGAAGATGCTATCATTAGAGTGCTCTACCATACAGAGCACAACTCAGTGATGATTAAACTGTTTTGCAGATCTGGGACTATCTCCCCATCTTACAGCTCTCATGGCAGGTGGGCGACCTTTAGgacacagcagcagcacaggggacACTGGTTTCAGCTGCTCTCAGGATTCAGGTAACTCTGTTGTTTTCCTTTCTCAGACAGAAAGATTTTACTTGCGGCTTACTTGCAGAATTCTGCGAACAGTCTGTATTTATGTACAGATATCTTTTGGTAGGTGAACAATAACATTAAGCTTCTCCtatggcagtggttttcaatctgtggtccgcagacccctgggggtccacagatgATGTCAAAGATTTCCAAAGGCGTCCGCTATGCCATTTGACATTTTTTAGGGGTTTGcaaatgagaaaaggttgaaaacaaTTGTCCTATGGTACCCTGAGCAGAACTGCCTTAGCCTCTCCTCTGTATTTTTGATCTTGCAGTGTCTACTATGAAAATACCGTTCAGCCTAGGAAAATAATTTCTTTCCCTAGTGCATATTTCCTAGGAGTGTGATAATCTGTTTGTCCCGTTCCTTTATTCTTCTTCCCTCTTCAGTGATCTTCCTGGCCCCCCAAGGAGCTAAGAAGCAAACTGCTCGGGAAATAGGTCTCTTCACATCCTGCTTATAGGAGATTTCATTTGGTCACTCTATGCTAGAGCCTCTCCTATAGAATGGAGGCTTCTCATCTTTGTCATGGATCTCTCGAGCAGTAGCCTAGAAAAGGGCATGGTGATCTGCCAGTAATTTTCCAGCGCTGGTAATAGGGGGGCTGTGGTTTTAACTGCCAACAGAGGGAAGTTTTCCAAAACCTCCACCTGCAATCTATTTTAAAGAGCATTTCTGCTCTACAGATACCAGAGAGCACTCTTCTGACAGCTGCAGCTCTGCATTGCTCTCTGACTGGGAGAATGGGAGAAGGAGGCTGGCAAGGTGGGATTTTTCATGAAGGCAACACTACTCCACTAATTCTGTAGGTGAATTGCTGGCTTAAGTGCAGCTATAGGTGATAACGGGTAATGGAAAACTCTTCTCTTTATAGCATCCTGTGTTATCATCCTTGAAGAAAGGCACTAAGAGGCCTCCACAGCTGACCAAATCAAAGATATAAGTTGTTAGGAGCCCCAATGTTTAGGGAATTTGAATTGGGAAATATCCCACTTCACTGAACATCCTGAATGACAGAAGACAGGCTTTTCAGATAGTACAAGCCAAAGGAACTGTATACAGAGAAAAGATCAAGGGATGCCCATTACAGATCAAGTATTTAATGAGGCAGATAATATAGGATCACCCGTATCCAGTCAAAACACTATCTTAGCATCACTTATAGACAGGGATCCACTTCTGGGCAAGAATTACAGGCCAATTTCTTTATTCaatgtagtttttaaaatatatgctaaAATATAGTCTCAAGGACTAGAGTGTCATCTTCCTAATTCTACCCATCCATTGCAGGCTGGCTGGGTTTCCAAGGAGTAGGGCTTTGATCTTGTACCATCGACGTCAATACCCCAGATGATCCACAGAACATTAAAAGTATCCCACTCATTTAATATGGTCAATGAGGAAGGTAGATCACTCGCTCATTACTAAGTATTTGGAGAAGGCATTTGACAGTATGGAATGGAAATATTTATATATCACAGTTCAATTCTGGACTATCcttcgtttaaaaaaaataggtttgCTAAATAAATCATTGGTAAAGGTCAGGTATATGCGACAGTGGCTTGTCTCATGGAACTCATCATGGATGTGTGTTGTCACCTTTGCTATAAATTGGTCCTGGACCCTCTGGCTATTGCTATAAGAATAAATCCAGGAATCAAATGAACTCATGTGGGTGGAGAGGGCACAAAGCCATGGTCTGCAGAGGGTGTAATCTGACCAATGGATGATTTGGAACAAGCTACAAAGCATCGAATGGCTGTTGTAGGAAGCTTTCGATCCATCGTCAGAGTACAAAAGTATTTGGGCAAAAGTAAAGTGTCACAAGCATTCAGGGGAGCACAGGCTGTGCCTTTCAGCAGCAGGTGTAAGAAGCACTGACACAGCACGCTTCCCTAGTGCTCCCTGAGGCAGCCTGTCTGCTTCTATGCTAGGGAGGCAGAATGCCTCTTTGACtgtcatagggtatgtctacactgcaattaaaaatccgTGGCTGGCCCATTCCAGCTGACTGtggctcgtggggcttgggctaaggggctcttTAATGCAGGGTGGACATTCGGAGCTCTAGAACCCTGtaaggtgggagagtcccagagctcaggctacagcccaagcccgaatgtctacaccacagttaaacagcccttcAGACCAAGCCCCATGATCCTGAGTCAGTTGGCACAGgtgtgtctaattgcagtgtagacatactcttagtgtCTGTACTCAGCCACAACGGCACTGGAGTGAGGAGCCAGGCCACAATTTGGCCGTTCATGTGATAGCATGCCAGACGGTGAGTTTAGTATTCCCCACACAGTGACAGGTAAACTTTATTTTATACCTAAATAATACGGAGGAAACGCAGGTAGATGAAATAGTGTTCATGAGATCAATACCCAGAAAGTGGTAGAATGACTCAGCAGAAAAAAATACAGGATCAGTCAGGCAGATGTTCTCCTTAAGGAATAGTGTTTGTGACAAGAAAGCAAAATTAGTTAACAAAGGCAAAATAGAGTGATCAGAACATTCCCCAGCTTGGCTTGCCATCCATTCTGAGTATGGAATCTGATCTCCTATAGGCATCCCCCACTGTCTGTCTCCCAAGCAGCCAGTTtgtaagggcttgtccacacttgaAAATTAATTCAGGTAACATGTGAATGTAAAAggcaatagctattccagaagaACACCATGCGTGGACAGGTGCCTATTTAGTGTGATCCACTTTCGAAGAATAAGTGTGCCTACCTGTGGCATTATTCAGGAATAGTTATTGTGGAGTAGCTGTTGTTGAATAATGCCATCTGTAGACAATCCTTCTCTCGCTCAGGAGAAGCAGGGAATTGTCCTCAGATTAACCTCTGGTTAGCTGAAGACCAAGTAATAACTTGACCCTGGCCCTGTCTGAAATCCCATCACAGTTGAATGCAGAGTGATAATGCATCAGCACATTTTAGGCAATTTTTGAGGAGAGGCGCTCAAGTCTATGAGTTCATTTCCCCCGATAATTTTAGGTTTGTCTTCTCAGGGATCGTTATTATTTCCAAACGTTTTCTGCATTTCAGGGACCGATGTGATGCTGCTTGAGGATTATAGTTCGGATGGCGCTCATCACCCACATTGCGTTTATCCTTATCGACGGAGGAGTTCGGTGACATTCGAAGATGAAGTGGAGCAAATCAAAGGTGTGTTTAGGGTGGATACAGTAATGCTGCTCACCTGGGATGACCACCCCCTGCACCTTCATGATGGCTGCCGAGCATAGCTGTCCCCTTCTTTAACCTTAGAACACCGAGGACAAGTATCACTCCTGGGCTCTTCATCCTTCCCCTTCTGATAGGTGCTCTGACTCTTCCCTTCTGCTGATTCCTCCACAACCTTCTTGAGAGGCCCCAACTTCTGCTCACCCCATCCTTTACTGCTGGGTCACTCATTTTCACCACTGCTGCCTGCTCTGACTTCCCACTAGTTACCTCATCGACCCCGGTGGACACGCACTCCCATGCCATCTGAGCTGCTTCTCCCTGCTGTTTTCCATCCTGACGCTGCTGGTTGGTAGGTGGGTGGAAGGGAGGGAAATGCACGTTTTCTGGAACTAGGGAGGTGAGGCTGGACAGGACTCACTTGCAGGGTATATTTTACAACTGTCTTTCTGCCATCCATCCATTTCCTTTTAAGATCtgctctttcttttcttcttattCGGGTAGGCACGACATGAAATCCCTGACAGATGTGTGGTCTGATTTAACGGTATCTGCTCTTGCACCACACTACAGCAAACCAATGTAGGGGACAACAGAGAGCTCTTCAGAACTGTATGAAGTTCTTATGGGAATACTAGGAAGCTTGGGGTGTACCAGTACGCCAAAGTGGTGCATAACATATTTCTGCTAGAGCCCGCCTTATCTTTGTTAATTAAAACCAAAAGCCCACACGAGGAGTACAGCATTTCAAACATGGGCCTGGATTCTCTGCACAGCTAAGGCCACTTTGCGCTGCATAAGCCTTCAACAGCCTGGAGATAGTCTGTGGAGAATTTCCGGTGCTGGAGAACTCATGGTTTGCAGAAAGCTGGcaaagccagccagctctgccacCCCTTGTGCTCTCAGCATAAAGGGATGGAGAGGGTGTCAGGGGTGGAATAGAGATGGGGAGGAGGCGTCGCGGAATGGAGCAGAGGTACAACCCATCCTCCATTGGTGTAAGGTCCTTGGATGACCTTACCCCAGTGATGACCTTACCCCAGGCTTCCCCTGTGTAGCACTAGCATGCTCTGGGGCCAGGCGTGCGTGCACACATACCCACCCCTGCAGCGCTATGACAAAATCATTGGCGATAATAGATAATAGCAGTTTCCAGTTCAAAATATGAGTATCCCTTGAACTGGGGGTACACTATTTTTTATTCAGGGATAGCCAGCGCCCTGGATAGAAGAGCTTAATAACAGGCCTTCCTTCTGATAGGTAGTTCCAGTCTAGATCAAGGATCAGAAACTGGGCTTCCCTGCATGGGCCTCATTCATGCAGGAACAACAGCCTTATGTGACCCTGCCTTTCCTTGGGTTTCATCCATTTCCGTTGTCTACTCCCCACTGTATTTTTTTCCACCACCTTGATGTTtttctgccctcccaggcttttATTTTCTCCATATACTGCCCGCCTCTTGTCTCTCCTGTCCATTACCTGGCTGTGTTACTTTAAATTCTTTCAACTGAAAGAATGTATTTCTCTCCATTTATGCTATTTGTTTGCTCCTTGCATTTgtctcagctgggacagggaaACTAGACaaatcagtttcactttgttttcTAGTTAGGCTCACATGTTGGTTCTCAATACTAGCAACATGTTGCTGGGACTGGCTTTAGAACATTGCAGG
This genomic window contains:
- the GPR161 gene encoding G-protein coupled receptor 161 — translated: MCALTMSINSSLSNGKGLRNLTAQEDGAVRVTESIAIIVIAIFICLGNLVIVITLYRKSYLLTLSNKFVFSLTLSNFLLSVLVLPFVVTSSIRREWIFGVVWCNFSALLYMLISSASMLTLGLIAIDRYYAVLYPMVYPMKITGNRAVVALVYVWLHSLIGCLPPLFGWSSLEFDQFKWMCVAAWHKEAGYTAFWQIWCALLPFLVMMICYGFIFRVARIKARKIHCGSVVIVEEDTQRNGRKNSSTSTSSSGSRRNAFQGVVYSANQCKAFITILVVIGAFVITWGPYMVVITSEALWGKNSISPALETLATWLSFSSAICHPLIYGLWNKTVRKELLGMCFGDRYYRESFVQRHRTARLFSISNRITDLGLSPHLTALMAGGRPLGHSSSTGDTGFSCSQDSGTDVMLLEDYSSDGAHHPHCVYPYRRRSSVTFEDEVEQIKEAAKNSVLHVKAEVHKSLDSYASSLAKAIEADVKISLFGEDALPGSLFPSRTIPGGNVGARRGGRAQAGQRLQLQSIDEGNI